The nucleotide window AGCAGGTACAAGGACCAAACGGAAGCAGCGCCACCGACCAGTACGCCGTGTAATAGAAAATGAACAGTTCCTCTCCCGTCAGACTGGTCCAGCTTCATGGCTCTCGAGGAAAATAAAGCAGATCTCGCACAACTACTTTTCAAGCCACCTGATTGAATACAACCCGACAGATAAACCAGTGGTTGTAGTAGCTGGGGGGTTCGCCGAAGCGACCACTGTCAACTCATTGATCCAGACCTTGAAGTCTCCACTCTGAGGGCTGACCACGAAGAAGCTGATACCCGGCTTATTTTGCATTGCATCCatatggggcgccgtttgtccattaattgtttgacacttttaaggcatgtttttaccatggtttacagcaattagatgtaaaccatagaaactgttgcctaatcctgttatggtttacataccagtaaagcatttgttgtgtataagtttatggtttacaaacatgaacatacaagaaacatttacaaatcgtggttcataaaccaagaaaatttacgcatcttaaaaacatggttaataaaccataaaaactgaagcatcaaattcatggtttacaaatcatggtttataaaccatgaaaattgagacatctaaaaaacatggtttattaACCTggaaaattgaagaataaaaatcgtggtttacaaatcatggtttataaaccataacaaatgaaccataaaatcatggtttgtgaccatggtttataaaccatgaaattcgagacttcttaaaaaacatggtttataaaccatgaaaatcgagacttcttaaaaaacatggtttataaaccatgaaaatcgagacttcttaaaaaacatggtttataaaccatgaaaatttacacatctcaaaaacgttgtttgtaaaccataaaaaaatgtgcacttacaaatcatggtttacaaaccataaaaatgtgcactcacaaatcatggtttacaaaccataaagaatgtgcactcacaaatcatggtttacaaaccataaaaaatgtgcactcagaaatcatggtttacaaaccataaaaagtgtgcactcacaaatcatggtttataaaccatgaaaacgtgcactcagaaatcatggtttacaaaccataactTCTGCCAACAGGAATTCCAATAACACAGACAACTtctgccaacagagggcgttacgggccaaagttcattgaattatttctcaaTGTGTGCTgttttgaccatggaggtagaatgtgTTGACCGATCGTTGATACACGAAGATTTGTTGCAAACAGAGATAAGAACATGTTTAAAACAACCGATTCTCAAACAACAAGTTCATTCAAatggttgttgatggaaaatgGATAATTTTGGGCATAAATTAAGAGATAAAGTCGTCCAATTTTAGGGACTTCACTTCAGTGtttattttaatgtgtttttttaatttcatttttttttttttttttttaaatcattcatGCAGCAGGCTAGTGAAAAAAAACCTGCGGGTGATCGAGAATTTGGGTTGACTCGCCCGGCGGCGGCGGGCGATTGAAAGAAAAAGTTAATGTGATGGGTGGACAAGGTTGGTGGAGTCATCCAAGTTACATGAAATTTTTGATTTAGAATATTCAGAATAAGGGTAGGGTTGATGATTTTCCTGTCTATTTTTACTTGtgcaaaagaaattgaaaacacaaaaaaagaaatgacaaggtacacgtttggtagttactcaaaacaaatattgggtatctttccgtatggcgccaccactttttcactcatttttacaaaaagggatatatcaatgaggtaaattagatactatattatttcatatcgaatgaaaaagtggtggcgccatgcggaaacttttcccaaatattaacttaacaaGAATGGTGTGTTAACAATACAAATGCCCCGCTGAGATAGGAGTTGGTACACCAAGTCCTTTTTGAGTTATTGTTTTAGCCAAaatgagcttaatatttatctgaggagGCCCAAAAACAATCTTCAGTCCCAAAACAATCTTCAGTCCCATGTAAAGGcttatgctgactggaacacgtaggacaggttgaaagtattaatgtgatcagaaatacgtgatgaaactactcgtttgatgacttttccaagatattttaagtttgcaaccggtctgtagtgtttgaatatctccttgtccaggtttggtttcttgatgagcggcctgatgtaggaaactttgaggctatcggggaaacaaccggaactgagagattcgtttacaagcttagtgatgtagggtacaagtatatcaatgttttgcttcatcatggatgttgacaatggatccagctcacaggattttgaaggagatttcataacaaccctttgaatctcagcaacagtggcaggctcaaacacagatagtctacactctggttgaagttgtggcaaGTTGAAGGacgggttttgggtttgagcaacaacttaccactCTTAAAGAGCTTCTTTTCATCTCCTGAGGatattcttgtacttgagatgagtAATGggtgatctttgcctggttgatcaaattcctaactacttaacattggttgcgatattcttgtcgttgtatttccaatttgccatttttccgccactttcGCTCCAGTTGACAACAGATCTTTCttgctgtacgaatatcatcattgaaccaggagacttcagttcggaccttgactgatcttgttttccaaggtgcgtatttatccaagatgcaACCGAcagtactctcatattggctgacatagaaatccaagcagtcatgatcaacttctagcTTTGCTAAATGAGTTTATATGTCGCGGAACACTTCAGGAGAATTCAcatcacatgtttccattgtcggctctttacagtaacggttgggactttgggcttgcacagactcaagttacacatgactgcataatggtctgataatccaggtagaataaagTTTGAGACAATCGGTGGGGTGATGTTACGAGTAATGACAAAAAGTTATGACTATGCCCAAGCAACCTAAAAGCCATTAATTAAATAGCACCTTTTCATAGTATTTTACAGTCACTTCTGGAATAGagaggtcaaaaagtcaagataAGTTCACAAACATACCCGCTTTTGTGAAGAACGTAGATCCCCTTCATATggtgtatagattgtcaaaatggcTGATGTAGTTGAGGAAATAAACTTATGATATATTGACAACTGCACTGCATACTACACGTGTTGTAAGTGTAAAATCTTTATGCATGACCAACGGGGGAATTACGTAGTTCCTTATATGAATTTTCTAATTTTCAACCTTCATTTTGAAACAGAAGACTTGGgtaaaaatggggtcatgtctgtgaggcgtttacagagtttttaaagacctttccgatgatgtatcgattgtaagaatccattctatcaaaagttatgattgtTTAAAATAGAACTTAAATTTTTCATGACGTAACTTACATGGTTCTCTCTCCTAATGAATCTACATGTTACTattgtgcaaagtttcaagttcatacaagctTGGGAAAGGTGTTTATTTTAGGGGACAAGGAAGATTCCTAAGAAGAAGGAGAAGTACTAAgaaaaaggaacaaaaataagaggtaaTCCGGGATGTTGGCCTGAACCcccaagaagaagaagtaatAAGAagtaaggggaaaaaaaatttaaaataagaggtgttcggGCTGTATCCTGAAGTCCTGAACAcctaaaaagagaaaaaagggggaaaataaaCTAAGAGGGGTTCCAGGCTGAATGCCGGAAcacctaataaaaaaaaagttttaaaatccaAATTTTAACGAAAGTTTGGAATTCTATCTTGAAACTCCCACTAGTATTTTGCCATTAAAAGCGtttacaacaattttgtattgtattaagTACACATACGTTACTTTATTTTTAACCACTTGACTCTTCAGGGTGATATtgcttggtgccgagtttgttagtCAAAAGAAGGCTGGTGCCGAGTTTATATGGTGCCGACATGGCCGAGTGGGTGCTGAGTGTGCAAGATGCCAAgttgcaggtgccgagtttgcgaggtgccgaagtgtccAGTTCTGATAACCCTGTTTACAATACAACTCGTGCAGAGAGGAAAAAGATTTGCATCGATTTCAGGGACACCTAGCcaaccttgttgagctgtaaatggctcatgagaccgatgttaaaagagagccaatttattacagctcaacaaggtgggctggCTACAACTTAAATAAGGGACACCTCAAACATGTTGAATACATTATTatagtattcataaatacctcagacagtttccctTTTCCTACTGGTGGAGAAcacatcacgtgggtgtgtataaacctttgtttatgaccagtaaaaagtgttaaaacatgggCTTGACACACGAACTTGCACCGCATGTGCttatataagacagtttcttcattcctattggttgagagccgggacagttgtgccacatcaggCGATACACgtgacgcccacagcattcccatataaggagttgtttacccaagggcggcggagggccttaccatttcatagctgaagGGGACcattttgttgaaagaaatcactgaaaaattataatttttgcatttattttactttttgaccaaaagtgttgatgttttttaccgaaaatgtatttatgaatgggaatcaaagtgtgttgaattggttttcaactagtggtttaaacctgccgaggcatggttcttgataatttacctcgacttcgtctcggtaaaattatcaagaaccatgcctcgttgggattaaaccactagttgaaaacctcttggataatcttcaccacacattgattcccttattaatctatactattaaaagcgtaacccgcgccatcttggattgaaaattagaaggtccagtggcatggcatccttgtggaatccaacacggttgtgtcgttacagacgtcgggttgcaagtctacaaaaccctgaaccGAACTCCTTCTtacgagttgtctgattggctggagtcatGAGCGATATCTCCTAACATGTGTgattgtctggttttgatatgggccacctgttggtctaagGGGGGAGCTGTAGACTACACACAGAGCCACCTCTTCAGGTTTGAAGTGGGTAGCAACCTTGTACTCCCATTAACATTCCAGATTGACTCATTGATTTTTCGCAGAGGGGTAAATGGCATTGTGtatataccattttgtacaggggggtttaatttcgcgtgttaaattaaaaacattgggctttaatacatgcatctgttacatatgtgtttattacaattaagtcactcatgtaggcctacccaactttccagcattttttaaacgcatcaaacagcaacccattgttgtgaaactttatttgttccatttaactcTGCACCATTAGTCGTACAGTCCATATGTCATCCCCCACACACAGAACGTATACACGCAAAagtttaaacattttcaaaaagaaagtaaatacattactgattcttttcatatacattgtacaggtTTTGCCAGTTAAACCTACAAAAGAGTACATGAAATCACCGTTATAGAATAGTATGCTTtcatagttacgaactttgtgaaacatcaacggctgttttgtagctgtaaacgaacattccattcaaagttctgaagcaacaaaattgttagaacgCAGTTTGGTCCGGACTCAGGATGTAGATTTTGCCAAATCtgttttgtattaagcaatcggccgtcaggttttgttatcgaaagagccctcatgtgcagctgaatcgggtactttttacgaatttctccatacaaaattaaccaaactggcctacaaacccttcaaacaacaaggcaaatgttttctgaaagtgaattaagtgagaggaTGTAAGGGTAGCTGGcatacaaaccctcaaaataactaggcaaatgttttctgaaagtgaattaagtgagagaatgtaggagtagttattaaagaccaataaaattaccgtttctattattttagtttgtataggGTTCCACAGATAATTTTGATAACATATAAAATTGAATGTTTTATCAGGGGACTTTGTCACGCGGGGCGGGCGCCCCGGTGgatgttgaccagaaagtttacatgacaattaattgatatgagaataaactaaaaattaatgaggTCGACGCTCTGTTACCCTcaaaagcggtggtaaaaacagtagataAGATGTTGCACAGCATGTTCCAAAAACTTGCTTTATTTGGTGCTCAGACAACTTTGTATGCGTCATTGGACGTACGCTCAATAAATCACGATGAATGGGGCCTTAGATTCTAAAATCGTGTACACgtcattggaaacaaagcaaaaatcattcaacagttatagcaaccaatcattaaatatatttattttcaatacaattttgcagaaattgactttgtcgttaaagtccataccaactggcgcattttttttttatctgctgTATACCAGAACTTCTTCGAAGCTTCCTTTTCAGTCAGATAAACTCCGCGGCTATTAGTGGCTGTgattatgagtttgttttaaaagagggtaccactttcatacaagcctttttagtcggatTTCTCCTCTGCTATTAGCAGCGGTGATAATTGATGAGGAGGGGAGACCAGACTGAGACAAACTCAAATCCGTGGCTATCGGTGACTATGGATTTGTTGCTAAGGGAACCAAATACCACTGCTGATTCCAAATTCAGCGTGTTATACATTGTCCGATTGGCCCATCTCCAtataaattaaccaaactggacgtacagaccctcaaaataacaaggcaaatgtttcacaaagttcgtaactataATGAAAGCAGTTTGGGCGGGACTCTggatgtacattttgccaagtGTAACTGAATTATTATTACCTGTAAGAATACCTCCCTTGCCCCCACATTACTATTACAACATTTTTATACTAGAATCCtcctcatctagcggggtgccgcgcgaagcgcggcatcccgctagtaacggtcctactaaaagccgacaacgccgacaacaagtccagagcgccgacaacacgccgccaacaagtttttaatacctcaaaaatggccaacaaaccatagatatattagaactatatgtgttctgtaacataaatttaatggaaaaacttcacgaaaagttgTTTCAATATGCTATGCTTCATACTTTAGTTAGTAAACAATGATTTTAGGTAACATCCGGGAACGTTTAATGCAACACacgaaaggtcaaaggtcaataaacaactttatgcatattgcaacatcctcctctttttgagGAAGGAGCATTTTTGAAAGCCACAACAATTTAACTCCAACTTGAACACTGggaaaaacaagttattttagACATGCATTAAATCATGTTTTctccaaagaagaaaaaaaaaacaggtggaaaaaaaaatagagaaacaatttgttttctctagTCAAACAAAATGAGGGATTTCtcctaactttttttttttttttgataaaccAAAATACCCTCTTAACTGTGGAAGGCATACATCTGCTTAAAACACCttttttggtttgaacaaaaaaaatttttttttttagatatatAAACTCAAGCAACTGTTGTCAATTTGTGAACAGCATCTTGTTTTGATTTGAACTCAGTTCTCAGTATTTAACATTGTCCTTTAGTCTGCTAGGTTCTTTGATCATTCTACCAGATCTGGTTTTTGGCAAGTCTTTCAGTTCAATTGTCTCTTGTTGAGGGTTTGGGTCAATTGTTTGATGCATTCCTGGGGGGTGTTCCATTTGAGGGATGCGTGTGGGTTGTTTCCGTGTGGGTTGTTTCGGTGTTCCAGATCCATCAGATACTTGTGGGTCTGGGTGACTCTGTGGTGGTAGGATGGTTTGCTTTGTAATGCATTGGTCAGTGGGGGTCGGGGCATGCAAGTGTCTCATGTTTGTGTGACCATGCATTACTGGTGGTTCTTCACGCGTTTTCTTCAGGTCAACACGATTGCGTCTCAAGGTCTGTCCTTGTTGGGTTTCGATTTCGTAGGATCTCTCGTCCAGTCTCTTGCTTACAACAGCCCGTGGCCATTGTTTTTCTCCAGAGCGGAATGGTTTCAGTCGTACAACATCTCCTTCTGCCAGCGATGGCAAGTCTTTTGCATGTTTGTTGTAGTTGTCCGACTGTTTTCTCTGTAGATGTTTCATTTTGGCTCGCTCACTTTCCATGATGTCTCTTCCTCTTGGTACTAACAGGCTGTTAGATGTGGGTAGAAGGGTTCTGGTTCTTCGGCTATGCAGTCTTTGTGCGGGACTGCTGCTGATTCCTTGAGTTGGAGTATTTCTCAGTTCAAGAAGTGCCATGTATGGGTCAGAGTTGGCTTTCTTGCACTTCTTCAGTAGTCTTTTTGCAGCCTTCACTGCAGACTCCACTTTACCATTAGATTGGCTATGTTTGGGGGAGATAGTGAAATGTTCAAAATCCCAAACTTTGGAAAATTTCTTGAACTCATCGGACGTGAACTGACCACCATTGTCGCTGATTACCGAGTTTGGTATGCCATATCTTGCAAAGTGAGATTTCAActtttttatgacagtttttgAGGTCAGGTTGTGGAGTCCGTCTATTTCCCAGAAGTTGGACAAATAGTCAACAGTGATTAGGTAGTCCTTACCATCATACTCTAGAAGATCGGCTCCAATTTTCTCCCAGGGGCGGTTTGGTAGATCATGAGGCATGAGTGTTTCCTTCTGGTTTTTTGTCTCATATGATCTGCACGCATCACACTTTGATACAAACTGCTTTATCTCAGCAGACATGCCTGGCCAGAATAGACATTCACGAGCTCTCCTGAGGGAACTTTCAACACCAAGATGAGAGTTGTGAACTGTCTTTATCATTTCTTTCCTGAGTGAGCTTGGTATTACGATGCGCTCCCCTCGGAACACAAGACCATCCGAAAGGGAGAGTTCGTCACGAACGTTGAAGTAAGGTAGTGTTTGGGATGGAAGGAAGTCTTTCTCATCGGGCCACCCTTGTTGGATCACCACTTTCAGTAGTTGCAGTGATTCATCTTTGTccgtttcttcttttatttgtcGTAGTCTGTCTGGTCCCATGCTAAGGCTATCAACCAGGTTGACCTGAGCAAAGTCATCTGATCCATCAGTGTACGGTAGGTAGGATCTGGACAGCATATCTGCAAGATGCATTTCCGTGCCTTTCTTCCAGAGAATTTCTATGTCGTAGTTCAACATTCTCATCAGCATGCCTTGGAGACGTCTTGGGGCACGATGAAGTGGTTTCTTGACAATTGTCTCGAGCGGTTTATGGTCACTTTCAACTAGAATTTTTTGACCAAAGGTGTACTGGTGGAATCGTTCAAGTGCGAACACGATTGCAAGAGCTTCTTTCTCAATTTGGGCATATCTCTGTTCAGTTGGGGTCAATGCCCTACTTGCATAAGCAATTGGTTTTCCTTCTTGTAGGATAGCCGCACCGAGACCTGTTTTACTGGCATCACATTGTATGGTTACATCTCTCTTTGGATTGTAGTAGGCCAGTATTGGTGCAGTTGTAACCAGTGTTTTTACATCAGACATTGCTCTGTTGTGTTCTTCAGTCCACTGCCATTCTGCACCTTTTCTTGTGAGTCTTCTGATTGGTTCAAATACCTCGGATAATCTTGGGAGGAATTTGGCCAAATATGTGACACTTCCTTGGAGTCGTTGTACTTCTACGGGGTTGGTTGGATTACTCATTTTGGTGATGGCTTCAACCTTTTTTGCATCAATTTTTAGACCTTCACTGGTGACAACGTGTCCTAGGAAGGTGATGCTTTGAGATTTGATCTCAGATTTTTCTCCATTGAGTTTGATGCCTTTTTCTCTGCATCTCTGGAGGAGTTGTTTTAGCCTTGCATTGTGGCTCTGTTCTGCCTCATCGGTTGTATCGCCAACACCAAAAACAATGATGTCATCGGCAACGCATTCAATGCCGTCAAGGTCAGCAATCGCTTGGTGGAGGCGTTTCTGAAATATTTCAGAGCTGACTTTCAGACCAAATGGGAGTCTTTTCCATCTGTATCTGCCAAACGGTGTCATCATGGTAGTGAGCAGACTACTTTGGTCATCAAGCACACAATGTAGATATCCAGATCGGAGGTCCAGTTTAGAGAAAATTTTAGCTCTGGAAAGTTCTGGTAAGATGTCTTCCATAACGGGCAATTCGTACAACTCTCTTTGtagtactttgttcagtggACGGGGATCGATACAGTATCGTAGATCATTCGAGGTTTTCTTTGCTGTCACTGCCATGCGACTACACCATTCAGTAGGTTCATCAACTGGTGCAAGAATGTCATCTTTAACCAGTTGTGCTAGTCCTGTCTTGACTTTGTGTTTTAGTGACACTGGTACTTTCTTAGGTGAGCATTGCACTGGTCTTGCGTCTTCTGCAATGTGGAGGTGGACTAATCCTGGTAGAGAACCTGGAAGTTTGCCTTTGAATACATCATCATATTCTGCAAGAATGCCTTCAGTGGATGTGACGTTTACTGAGTGCAGTAGACTGAAGTTGTCATAGTTGACCGTGATCAGTGACATGCGTTCAGCAGCATTGCGGCTAAGGAGGGGAGTGAAGGAGTTTGGTTCAATCACCACAAATTCAACCCTgtatttcttcttattttggGGGTTGCGCAAGATGACTTTTGTCTTGCCAACAGCTTTTAGCGTGGACTGGTTGTACATCTTAAGTGTGAGGTTGTGTGGTTGAATTGTGGATTCAGTCACATATTTCCTTGGCAAAACATTGACGGTAGCTCCTGAGTCTATTTGAAACTTCATTGATTTGCCATCAAGCATCATTTCAGCAAAGAGAGCACCTTTGGTGTTTTCTACAG belongs to Asterias rubens chromosome 6, eAstRub1.3, whole genome shotgun sequence and includes:
- the LOC117291385 gene encoding uncharacterized protein K02A2.6-like, yielding MFKQMYSNYCIITELSKHDKAYQKAVFLHSMGPAGVKIFNSLTFSEDDDKDDITLITQKLDHYIIGEVNETYERYMFNKRDQEASESIEAYLSALRELAKACNFCDCLQDSLLRDRIVLGIRDSHTRKLLLQKRKLTLKMALDICRSAEATTFQLKSFGETETEAVHKVSDWKTKKDTTAKHTGKLPTITCKFCARKHLRKKELCPAWGKTCSLCKRDNHFKQCCKFNKETRKVHALDDAHVYGSNESLDSSGTESINCVEIAVNAVENTKGALFAEMMLDGKSMKFQIDSGATVNVLPRKYVTESTIQPHNLTLKMYNQSTLKAVGKTKVILRNPQNKKKYRVEFVVIEPNSFTPLLSRNAAERMSLITVNYDNFSLLHSVNVTSTEGILAEYDDVFKGKLPGSLPGLVHLHIAEDARPVQCSPKKVPVSLKHKVKTGLAQLVKDDILAPVDEPTEWCSRMAVTAKKTSNDLRYCIDPRPLNKVLQRELYELPVMEDILPELSRAKIFSKLDLRSGYLHCVLDDQSSLLTTMMTPFGRYRWKRLPFGLKVSSEIFQKRLHQAIADLDGIECVADDIIVFGVGDTTDEAEQSHNARLKQLLQRCREKGIKLNGEKSEIKSQSITFLGHVVTSEGLKIDAKKVEAITKMSNPTNPVEVQRLQGSVTYLAKFLPRLSEVFEPIRRLTRKGAEWQWTEEHNRAMSDVKTLVTTAPILAYYNPKRDVTIQCDASKTGLGAAILQEGKPIAYASRALTPTEQRYAQIEKEALAIVFALERFHQYTFGQKILVESDHKPLETIVKKPLHRAPRRLQGMLMRMLNYDIEILWKKGTEMHLADMLSRSYLPYTDGSDDFAQVNLVDSLSMGPDRLRQIKEETDKDESLQLLKVVIQQGWPDEKDFLPSQTLPYFNVRDELSLSDGLVFRGERIVIPSSLRKEMIKTVHNSHLGVESSLRRARECLFWPGMSAEIKQFVSKCDACRSYETKNQKETLMPHDLPNRPWEKIGADLLEYDGKDYLITVDYLSNFWEIDGLHNLTSKTVIKKLKSHFARYGIPNSVISDNGGQFTSDEFKKFSKVWDFEHFTISPKHSQSNGKVESAVKAAKRLLKKCKKANSDPYMALLELRNTPTQGISSSPAQRLHSRRTRTLLPTSNSLLVPRGRDIMESERAKMKHLQRKQSDNYNKHAKDLPSLAEGDVVRLKPFRSGEKQWPRAVVSKRLDERSYEIETQQGQTLRRNRVDLKKTREEPPVMHGHTNMRHLHAPTPTDQCITKQTILPPQSHPDPQVSDGSGTPKQPTRKQPTRIPQMEHPPGMHQTIDPNPQQETIELKDLPKTRSGRMIKEPSRLKDNVKY